In one window of Gorilla gorilla gorilla isolate KB3781 chromosome 2, NHGRI_mGorGor1-v2.1_pri, whole genome shotgun sequence DNA:
- the CCDC54 gene encoding coiled-coil domain-containing protein 54, with protein sequence MYTLHTKRVKAAARQMWTSNLSKVRQSLKNVYHKCKIRHQDSTGYPTVTSDDCNQDDVSYHGKMNLPVVLQDVKTAQVELFSQMTDIVQKIPKVQEKTDLYQKQMEVLETRMNVNEDKQCTTTKDILSMKEDIKALKKKVTELENQNSCSTIHCLEILEGERGKEITELLYKLIQPATLKNTLASTDMEISSAEPEKVPSYPKSTDHLEKKTISPQMKTLKKRNHQNASRSFEKAKPNIYIYPDFSTWIKLTFVHGGKWTFFLSATKLEEFIQWLLSRPTILPEEPQVITQRYCPFTGPILSLTTICLSIFNNIYGFICSLKEEVTRL encoded by the coding sequence ATGTACACGCTTCACACCAAAAGGGTAAAAGCTGCTGCTAGGCAGATGTGGACTTCAAATCTCTCCAAGGTCAGACAGTCTCTTAAAAATGTTTACCACAAATGTAAGATTCGGCACCAAGATTCAACTGGATATCCCACTGTGACATCTGATGATTGTAATCAAGATGATGTTAGTTATCACGGAAAAATGAATCTTCCAGTAGTGCTCCAAGATGTTAAAACTGCTCAAGTTGAACTTTTCAGCCAAATGACTGACATTGTCCAGAAGATACCAAAAGTCCAGGAAAAGACTGACTTGTATCAAAAACAGATGGAGGTCCTGGAAACCAGAATGAATGTTAATGAAGACAAACAATGCACAACGACTAAAGATATCCTCTCTATGAAAGAAGACATCAAGGCATTAAAGAAGAAGGTGACAGAACTGGAAAATCAGAATTCCTGCTCCACGATACATTGTCTAGAGATTCTGGAGGGAGAAAGGGGTAAAGAAATCACAGAACTGCTTTACAAACTCATACAACCAGCAACTCTGAAGAACACTTTGGCCTCTACagacatggaaatctcttcagcAGAACCAGAGAAAGTGCCCAGTTATCCAAAGTCCACTGACCATCTTGAGAAGAAAACAATTTCTCCCCAAATGAAAACTCTGAAGAAACGTAACCATCAAAATGCATCAAGGAGCTTTGAAAAAGCAAagccaaatatttacatttacccAGACTTCAGTACATGGATCAAGCTAACTTTTGTTCATGGAGGAAAATGGACATTTTTCCTCAGTGCTACCAAGTTAGAAGAATTCATCCAGTGGCTTCTTTCTAGGCCAACCATTCTTCCTGAGGAACCCCAGGTCATAACCCAGAGATACTGTCCATTCACTGGGCCCATTTTGAGCTTGACCACAATCTGTCTCTCCATCTTCAACAATATTTACGGCTTTATTTGTTCCTTAAAAGAAGAAGTAACTCGACTATAG